One Serpentinicella alkaliphila DNA segment encodes these proteins:
- the secF gene encoding protein translocase subunit SecF — MKFVENKKISFAISTIIIAIGLVMTMINGLNYGIDFTGGTLIEIDLHQAVEVDEVREIINQFDTTSSISFLGEDRQVVQIRTTADFNSEVRSDIFEQFKEKYNLEENEPARSQQFGPAIGKEIRDRALLSIIVAAIGMLIYISYRFEFRFGVAAVVALIHDVLIVLSVYAIFRVPVNGPFVAAILTIVGYSINDTIVVFDRIRENLRFLRKSNYTQIANDSINQTVRRSINTSLTTLITIVALYVLGVQQIRDFALPLIAGVIAGTYSSIFIASPVWVMLKEKQSGKSYKANTETN, encoded by the coding sequence ATGAAATTTGTAGAGAATAAAAAAATATCCTTTGCCATCTCAACTATAATTATAGCCATAGGTTTAGTTATGACGATGATAAATGGATTAAACTACGGAATAGACTTTACTGGTGGAACATTAATAGAAATTGATTTACATCAAGCAGTAGAGGTAGATGAGGTAAGAGAAATCATTAACCAATTCGATACTACTTCTAGTATAAGTTTCTTAGGTGAAGATAGACAAGTAGTTCAAATTAGAACTACTGCTGATTTTAATAGTGAGGTTAGATCAGATATATTTGAACAGTTCAAAGAAAAGTATAATCTAGAAGAAAATGAGCCTGCAAGATCACAACAATTCGGTCCTGCAATAGGTAAGGAGATAAGGGATAGAGCATTACTATCTATTATTGTTGCTGCAATTGGAATGCTAATCTATATTTCATATAGATTTGAGTTTAGATTTGGTGTTGCTGCGGTTGTAGCACTTATTCATGACGTTTTAATAGTTCTTTCGGTATATGCTATATTCAGAGTCCCAGTTAACGGACCTTTTGTTGCTGCGATTTTAACTATAGTAGGTTACTCAATAAATGATACTATCGTAGTATTCGATAGAATAAGAGAAAATTTAAGATTTTTAAGAAAATCAAACTATACTCAAATTGCTAATGATAGTATTAACCAGACTGTAAGACGTTCAATTAATACTTCATTAACTACATTAATTACAATAGTTGCTCTTTATGTATTAGGGGTACAACAAATTAGAGATTTCGCTCTACCGTTAATTGCTGGGGTTATTGCTGGAACATATTCATCAATTTTTATTGCCAGTCCAGTATGGGTAATGCTTAAAGAAAAGCAAAGCGGAAAATCATATAAAGCAAATACAGAAACGAACTAA